Genomic window (Deltaproteobacteria bacterium RBG_16_64_85):
CTCCGCCTTCCTGCTCTCCGTGACGTCGCGGAAGTTCCCGATCAGGTACCTTTTCCCGGAAATGACGATCGGGCTGGGCTTGATGTTGGCAAAAAAGACCGAGCCGTCTCTTCTCTTGACCGGGATGTCTCTTCCGGTCTCGATTTCCAGTCTCTCCGCCCTTTCAAACTCGTCGAGGATCCGGGGGAGGGCCTCCTCGGGATGGATATCCGTAATGGCCAGTTGCCGGATCTCCTCGAGGGAATACTGGAGCATCTTACAAATGGCTTGATTGCCGGTGACGAACCTCTTGTTTTCCACGTCCGCCAGTAGAATCCCGTCCTTCGATCCTTCGAAGATCACTCGGAACTTTTCTTCCGATTCCTTCAATGACCGTTCCGAAGCCCTTCGCTCGGTGATGTCGCGAATGGTGGCGGAAAAAGACGGAGCCTCCGGTGACCCCCACGTGCCGAGGGAGAGTTCGATCGGAAATTCGGTCCCGTCCTTCCTCAGCGCGTTCAGTTCGACCGTCCTGCCAATGATTCGGGTTTCCCCCGTCTCGAGAAACCGTTCCAGGCCCGCTTTGTGCGCGTTCCGGAATCGTTCGGGGATGAGCATCGTCACATTTTTCCCACCGACCTCTACGGATGCGTATCCGAATTGGCGCTCCGCTGCGCGGTTGAAGAAGTTGATGTTTCCCCTCGAATCCGCGGTGATTATCCCGTTGACCGCCGTATCCGCGATCGTACGAAACCGGTACTCGCTTTCCGCAAGCCTTCGATCGGATTCCTTGCGCTCCGTGATATCGAGAAGCAACCCGTCGACATAGTCGAAGGAACCGGTTTCGTCGTACATTATCTGCCGCCTGTCGGAGACCCACCGAATATCGCCGTTCTTGTGCGTGATCCGGTATTCCACACGGAGGAATTGCACCCGTTCCTTGACGGCTTTCCGGTAAGATTCCTTCACGTATGCCAAGTCGTCCGGGTGGATGATCTCCTTCCATCTTGCGGCCCCGCTCGTGAACTCCTCGGCGGAATAACCGGTTACCGGCTCCACCTCGGCGCCGATAAAGGACAACGACCAGTCCCGATGTCCCCGGTAGACCATCCCTGGGACGTTGTTTGTCAGAGAGAGCAGGTGGGTACGTTGTTCCTTGGTCCGCTCGAACATTTCATACAAAACCGACTCGATCTCTTTCGACGTCATCCAGTTCTTTCCTGAAAAGATCGTTCCTAAATTTCTATGGGGTCTGTTGGCAAGATCATCATCCACCTGTTCAGACAACGCTACTTTTAGCTGATCGTTTGTAACATGTCCTCTCTCGACTGCGATCTCTCCAAAGCGTTTGCAGGATTCCTGCAGGAGAATCCTCCGGGTAAATTTAGTCATCGCTTCCTCCATTTTCGACCGGAAACAGTTTCCACGAGGAAACTCTTGTTTGGATGAACCGGACAAATCTACTTGATCTCAACAGGGTTTTTTAACGCTCGGGTCTTCGTAGGGGGTTCCCGGGGACGTTCTTAAACTTTATCGCCTCACTACCGTTCGATCGCTGTTACCCGGAATGAATCGATGCCTCCCGGGGGATCGAAAAACACGACCATAAACGGCAGCGACTTCCCCGGCGGGACGTCCATGTTGACCAGCCTGTCGCCGAACCGGTTGGACAGGGCTTCCTCGATCTTTTCCCGGGTGGCCGTCCGCAGGGTCTCCCCGGTGAGGACGTTTCCCGCGTAGCAGGTTCTCTCCGCCACCGGTTGACGCTTGCCGTCAAGCAGCGCGGCGTGGACCCGGATGCCGCTCGTCCGCGTCCTCCCCACGTTCGCCACCTTGCCCTTGATGACGAACAGTTTCCCCGCCACATCATTGATCTCGTATTCTCCGGTCACCTTCTGAATGTCGTAAAGTGGACCCGCAGCGGCGCCGCCGAGCCATTTCGATCGCACATTGTAGACGAGTCTCTCGAGCGCCTCCTGGCCGGAGGCGGTGAAACCGAAATATCCGACTCCACCGGCGATCAGGAGGACCAGGAACGCGACGGCGATGACGGCCGGCCGTTTATGAAACGGGGGCGCCGGAGCAAACTCATCGAGGGGTTGTTGGGGCGTTTCTTCCTCATCCGTCATTTTTCCCGTCGGCGGAATTGGAGACGGTACCTGCGGTGGGAAGGAGTCGGTAACGGTTGTTGCCTCGGGCGGGGAGACGATGGGCTCCACTTCAGGAAGGGATGCAGCCGACTCCGGATTCAGGACCGCGATGCCCTCTCCGCACTTGCGACAACGGATCCGTATCCCTTTCGATCCCTGGAACAGGGACTCGTCCAGGCGGAATCGGGCGTGGCAGGATGGGCATTCGACGATCATGGGATCACTTTAGCGGATTTCCGCGATCGTACCTGGCCCGCACGACCGCGGAAAGCTTCGACTTGAATCGTCGGGGGTGGTAAGTTTTAAGAACGTCCCTGCTCACCACACGGTGCGGATGGAATAACGGCCGAACACCGGGTCCGAAGTCACTACAGGAAGATCCTCGAGGCGGGACTGGGCGATCAGCATCCGGTCGAACGGGTCACGGTGAGGTCCGGGAAGCGCACCGGCCGCAAGGGCGTGTTCGACCGTGATCGCAAGCGGTTCCATCCGGGAGCTGCGCAGCAGCGCCGGCAGGTTTTCGGCCGCCTCCCCGGCATCCGGAAATTTCCCGAGCCGGCGTTTCGTGGCGATCTCCCACGCCGAGGCGGCGCTCACCAGAACCGCGTTCCCCGGATCCCGTATCGCATCGCGCGCCGCTTTCGACAGGGCGGGGTCGTCGAACAGCCACCAGAGCAGCGCGTGGGTGTCGAGGAGCACTCTCATTCCTCCCACGCTTTCAGCTCCTTTTCCGGCAGCGGCTCGAAGAATTCCTTCCCCGCGCGTCCGCTGGCGATGCCCGGGATCCGGGGCATTCCCTCCTCGAGAGGGACCAGCCGGGCATAGGGCTTGCCGCCTTTTGCCAGGATGATTTCCTCGCCCTCGTGGGCCCGCTTCAGGAGCCGCGAGAGGTGCGTCTTTGCCTGATGAACATTCACGATCAGAGCCATACACAAACTCCATGCCGGACTCGATGCAATAATAATAGACTAAGTCTTTTGACTAAGTCAACTCTTGATTGACATTAACTTCGACACCCCTGGCATCCCCTTCTCGTCCGAACTGTTCCGCTCCGCCATCCTTGCCCACGGAGGAATGACCGCCGTATCGCTCGGAGCGCCACGATGCCTCCCGCCGAGTTCTCAGGAACACCCGGTTCCGAGGATTAAAAAGTTTAAGAACGTCCCCGGGGTAAAGTTATTAAGAACGTCCCTGTTTTTGCGGGGGCGGCGAAGCGGACAGCGCCTCGATCAAACCCGGAAGGCTGACGAACTCGACTTCCGCCGGGCCGTAGGTTCTCCGGAAGCCGCGGTCCACGTCGTGGGCAACGGCGTAATTTTCCCCTTCCGGATATTGTCTTCGGAACGCCTTGATCCCTGAAGGGTCGATGTCAGACGCCCCCATTTTACATTCGATGGCTGTCGGGCTCCCGCCCCGCGGCACGATCACGAAGTCGATTTCGTGCCCGCGCTTGTCGCGCCAATACCGGATGTCCCGCATCTGCAGACGCCCCTGCAGCTCGTTCAGTACCAGGTGCTCCCATAAGGCCCCCATGTCCTCACGGCGCAGGTCGTGCCAGCCCCGATGGGAGCAGACGAACCCGGTGTCGAAGCCGTATACCTTGGGAGCCGAGACGATCTCCGTGGGGCGATGGGTGCTGAACGGACGAAGGACGTGGACGACGAAAGTCGCTTCGAGGACGGACAGATAGTTCGAAACGGTGCCTGCGCTGATTCCGCACGACCGGGAGAATCGGGTCGCCTCGAAGATCCCTCCGCTCTGCGCCATCAGGAGCTCAAAGAACTTCTGGAAGGACTGGCGCCGCTCCAGGCGGAAGAGCTCCTGGATGTCTTTCGCCCAATAGGCGTCCATCCACTCCTGGTACTCGCGCTCCGGGAGGCTCCGGGCCAGGAAAAACGGGGGGAGTCCTCCGCGCAGCATTCGGCGGCCCATGTCGGGCATTCCGAAATCGTCCAGATCCGGGAGGATCAACGGGGTCAGCCAGATTTCGGACTTCCGCCCGGTCAACGTATCCCGGAATTTCCTCGACGCCCCGAGCGTCGAGGACCCCGTGGCCACGATGCGTACGTCGGGATAATGATCGGCGGCGATCTTGAGCAGTTGCGAAGGGTTTTCGAGACGATGGATTTCATCGAGGACGACCCGGCGGCCTTTCAGGCCGCCGAGGAATTCTTCCGGGTCCTCCATCAGGCGTCTTACGCGGGGCAGCTCGCAATCGAAATACTCCGCTTCGGCCAGCGTCCGGCACAGCACCGTTTTCCCGGCCCGGCGAACGCCGGACACCCAGACGACCGTATGCCTCGCCCATTCACTTTCGATCCGGTCGATCCAGAAATGCCTAGGTTTTACGGGGCCCATTTGACCACCTCTGCGCTACTATACCATAGTATATTTCCATATAGTAGCACTATTCCTGGCCAGGCGGGATCCGAGGATTAAAAAGTTTAAGAACGTCCCTGTACTTAATTGGAAGGGGTGGTGGCGTGGGCGGCAACGCGGGGGTGCACCTCACGCTCGAGACGGTCGGCCAGCAGATCCTTCTCCGCCTCGATGTCGTACCGCGCCTGCAGGTTGATCCAGAACCGCTCCGACATCCCGAAGTACCGCGACAGTCGTAACGCCGTGTCGGCGCTGATAGCGCGCTTCCCGTGCACGATCTCGTTGACGCGCCGGGGCGGGACACTGATGTCCTTCGCCAGTCGGTACTGGCTGATGCCCATCGGGACGAGGAACTCCTCAAGGAGGATTTCGCCGGGATGAATCGGCGGCAGCGTCTTCTTCGTCATCTCCTTCTCCCGCTAATGGTAATCTACGATCTCCACGTCGTATGCGTTGCCTTCCCGCCATCGAAAGCAGATGCGCCACTGGTCGTTGATACGGATGGAGTGCTGCCCTTCCCGCTTCCCCAAGAGCTTCTCCAGTCGATTGGAGGGGGGAATGCGCAGATCCTCCAGCTTCTCCGCCGCATCCAGGACCTCGAGCTTGCGTCGGGCCACCCGCTGCACATCCGGTGGCAGTTTTCGGGAAAATTGCCGACCGAACAATTTCTCCGTTTCCTTGCAGCGGAAGCTCCGGATCATCGAAGAGCATAATAACGCCTTGC
Coding sequences:
- a CDS encoding twitching motility protein PilT; translation: MRVLLDTHALLWWLFDDPALSKAARDAIRDPGNAVLVSAASAWEIATKRRLGKFPDAGEAAENLPALLRSSRMEPLAITVEHALAAGALPGPHRDPFDRMLIAQSRLEDLPVVTSDPVFGRYSIRTVW
- a CDS encoding addiction module antidote protein, HigA family, with product MTKKTLPPIHPGEILLEEFLVPMGISQYRLAKDISVPPRRVNEIVHGKRAISADTALRLSRYFGMSERFWINLQARYDIEAEKDLLADRLEREVHPRVAAHATTPSN
- a CDS encoding plasmid maintenance system killer family protein, producing MIRSFRCKETEKLFGRQFSRKLPPDVQRVARRKLEVLDAAEKLEDLRIPPSNRLEKLLGKREGQHSIRINDQWRICFRWREGNAYDVEIVDYH
- a CDS encoding prevent-host-death family protein gives rise to the protein MALIVNVHQAKTHLSRLLKRAHEGEEIILAKGGKPYARLVPLEEGMPRIPGIASGRAGKEFFEPLPEKELKAWEE